The stretch of DNA AAAGAAAAGAAGTACACGTAGTAGGAGtactgtgaaaaaacaaaaaaactcatgtCACATTTGGGGTTCTGGGGTGTGGGGCACCCGCTACGGGTCACAATAAATACTCTTTATACAAGAATAGAAATGGAACATATTACAAACATAAGACGATCACCATGAAAGGTGCTTAATGAACTGATTGCAGAAACATCTACAGAATGAATCCAATTTTCGTGATCGCTGTTTTCTGTAGTTGTAGTGCTTAACATTGTAACCTTAACCTGAACTGAGATTGTTTTGGAGGCCATCACATTACATCCATGCATTATGTACATGCTTAATTCAGCGCAGGCCGACAGGAGCTTCTGtgttaaacaaacaaaacttGTTTACAGAGACGTCCTTTGAGTTATCCTGATAACTTATGATCTGTTTCAATTATTTGTCCTTCTTTACACTCAGCAAACAACAACCTGAACTGCTACTGATATGATCACATATAAGGAAGCTGACGTATAGGCCAGAGCCATAAACTGGTTCCAGGAGCATCTGTTAGGTCATTGTGGACAGTGGACATGACCCCCATAAACTTACGTTCTACTTTTATGGTCACTGGACACACTGTCATTTCTAGGACTGTGATTATTCTGACACATGCcatatttattgaaataatagTAGATATGACACTTGAGTTTTCATGATCCCTATTTATCTTATTGTGGAAAACTAACTGTGGCCCTTCAGGGTGGGCCATTCTGGTGACTTGACTTCTTCCTAGTGTATTGTAAATGTAACAGCTAAATGAaattcagatagatagacagatagaaaggcactatatgatagatagatagatagatagaaatgctctatataatagatagatacaggaaaaggcactatataaaagacaaagacagagatagagtaaaaggcactatatgatagatagagaaaaaggcaccatataatactgatagatagaaaggcactatatgatacaaatacatagatagatagacactatatgatagatagatagatagatagatagatagatagatagatagatagatagatagatagatagatagatagatagatagatagatagatagaaagaaaggcactatatgatatataatTGTCCCTTTACTATTATTTTACGTCTTCTTTTATTAAATAGGCTGTGGTGATGGCTGAAACGGCTCAGCGCCACTCCGCTCAGTTTTCTTTGCCCAATGTAATCTGACGTCGACTCTCACAAACACGCAGTGCATTATGATTATGGTGGCGGTGAAAGGCGTAATATCAAATCAATCTTTTCAACGGTTACAGAAACACAAGAGAGTCCAGCATAGATTCGTGACCCCATTTCACTTCACGTCTATTCCTATACACATTAACACGCTGTGCCTCTGATTACTATGAAAGCTATTATACTAAATAAGTCTACCAAACGTTTCAGAAAGACGATTATCATGGGTGGTAATCGCAGGAAGTGTTCGCGACCACCGCCCCCCTCTTCTGACAGGGTGCTCCAGGCCGCCTTCACGAGCTGCGCAGACCCCGTCTGGCTGCGCGTTCACGCCAAGTCGCCGTGCCAGCTGCAGATTCGCTCAGGCGCGGACGCGAGGAGAGCCGGATTGAGCTTTTTGTCTCCCTTTGAATAAGACCTCACACACTTGCTAGAGAATGGattgttctcttcttttattCCGTATAAATACACTTtacaaactgcattttttaaaaaaaagccatATAAACATAACGAAGTAATAAGCAAAttgtaataaatactgtacacgGACGTAAGAAGTCCTCCACCTGTGGAATTTTACAGCCGAATGCAGGCACGATttcccagcatcaaagcagtccagcttttcttttttatccGAAGGTCAGCCAATCCGATTCGATTTATCTCTCTTTTTCAGTCTTTTGTTCTTGTGCAACAAAGGCGCTCTGTTGATCTGTTGCGGAAAAGTGTCCTCCTATTGTAAATTTCCAGGAAACCGCGACAATGCGTTTCGTTTTTTATTCAAGGCAGGTGGCACCTCAGTTTCCCTCCATTACGACAGCTCGTCAGCTACAGCACACGTATGGCAATGACTTTCTTCATATGAAGAAACGAacgaaaaatgaacaaaataacacTGTTCTTCTcattgaaaaggctcagctacAGATCGTTGTGACAATCTGGTTGTAACAGAATATGTGTcgcagaaataaattaaatacagggATGAGAAAGGgaacacaagattttttttttaatcagcagTCATTTCGACGGGATTTAAAAGGACGATCGTCGGGTTCTTCGGGCAGCAGCACGCCTTTTAAAAGTCTTTCGCCATCTGGATTAGAAAAGACGCCGTTTTGTTCGTTGCGTCTCATTTCGTCAGGTGTTGAGATGCGGCAAGGTGGCCAGCTTGCTGGCTTTGCCGAAGGCGGCCGCGCTCTCCACTCCTTCCAGCCACTCTTTGCACTTTCTCATCACCGTCTCGTCCACGTCGTAGTCGTCTTCCTCGTACTCCACATCGTCGTATTTGTACTGGTCATTCAGCAGCGATATCTTGACGATCGCGCGGATGTCGTCCAGGTTATCCGACACGCACAGTGCCGCGCTGCCTTTGGACCCCTGTGCCCTCTTGCCGGGGAAGACGCGCCGGTGCCTCTGGTCTGACGAGACGGACGGGAACGCTCCCTTCTGCTGCTTTGCCATCAGCTGCTTCTCCAGGTTGCGTTTCTGAATGACCAGGATGGCTTCAGGGGTAAGGCTGAGGGTGAAGCGAATCTCCCTCTCCTGCTGCTCCTCCTCGGCGTCCTCTTTTGTCAGCGAGCTGCGGGATGAGTTCTTGCTACTTTTCCGCGTGCCCGACCCCCCGGACGCCGAGATACTGTCGCATGAGTTCGCTAGCGGCGCAGGAAACTTGAACCGAGGGCTCTTGTGCGCTTCTGCCCCCGCATTCGCGGCACCTTTGTGTGGCTGCGGCTGGCTTCTCGGCTGCGTCCTCCGCCCGAGATGCGTAAAATTCGCGGCGGGCCATGAGCTGGAAAACCTTTCTTTCTCGTTGTCTTTCTCATCTTGATCTTTGCCGGCGAAGACTTGCGGAGGGATTGCGCTGGGCTTCTTTTTCCTAAAGAGATCCTTGCCTGGAGAACTAATGCGCTGGTGAAGGGAGATCGGTGGGAAGGGCATTTTTTTGTGTGCCCTGGATGAGCCCAAGCGCAGCTTTCACAGACGATTTGCTTGAAGTAACTGCGAGCTGAGACGTACTGGCAGACAATAAGAGGCGGTCAGTTTAGCACCATCCCATCCGTGGCAGCTTGCGATCAGCACCCCGCCCTGCCTCCCCTGGACGTGACTGAGCGCACTGAAGGAATCCAGACTTGCCGCCGGCTTTATATAAGATACGCGGAGCCTCGGGGCGGGCTCCTCGGCGAAAGCATCAAGTAGTCGGGGAAAAAAACGGCAGCATTCATAGAGCagtcactcaaaaaaaaaaaacaacaacaacagaaaatGCATTAAATATGAAGAAATGAAACGGGACTGGGGGTGGGGCGACGTGACGGTAaggacaacaaaaacaaaacaagcggCCGTCCAGACAAACAAGTCGCCAGCAACAGTGACGTGACCGAAAACCAGTTATGGGATTAGGTTGTTTTTTAACGGAGAtctaaaaaataatcagttaGCTTTGTAAATCTGGACGCAGAACAAAGCTATTAAATAGCGACAATCCGATTACCGCAATATAGAATATGTTCCCAGACGTATTTGTCGATATCCGTTATTTACCAGCTTTGTTTTTTCAAAGGCGAGTAGCAGGgaactgtgtttttgttttgaccaaatccTAGCgctattttgattttaaaaaggcacTGTATTCCATTtatattcaaataatttttataatgatTATTACAATATGTACTCTTTCCCATTAGTGTCTAATTTGAAACAATTGAAAgaattgtttattaaaataatttaaccacatctatctatctatctatctatctatctatctatctatctatcatccccTAAATCGTTTTTTAAGCTCACTATTATTTTGTCCTTCTGCAACGTCACATAActgagttgtgtggttcctcggACCATTGCTTGCATGTATAGCAGATATaagtatgcaattttcattacgctataacttattaagtttattacattgaaaatcacccggaaaatcccggaccatcgagaagtgtgcgaactgacaacatgaagaatcgtcttcgggccgaactggaatcgtccccgcataaatcaaagtcatccagacgatctggatctgcataattagatctggaccaccctgttgaATTGGATCTCgttgctttgaaaaggttcccaATATGTGAAGAACACAGAAATCTTTAGTGCACAGCAGGTAAAAAGATCAAGAAAATCTGAATTTAGCCCGTGTTCTTGTATATGCAGCAGTGGTCCTTTTTTAAATCAGGAACCCTCTGGTATTTcattatcatctattcatggctGTTAATGGAACCTAAATCTAAATAAATGACGtttttttctggaaccttcacgtAAACGATTCTTTTGAGAACCAAACATGATTGTCCCGTGGAGCCagtttggcacctttatttttaattgtacgGTGACAGTGAATGGAGCTATAGAACATAAACCTAAATAACGGGCAAATAGCAGGAGGTGTCAATATAGTTtgattaatttcttcttcttaatttaatccttatattttaatgtattcgAACTCAAAGTGAAAACTAAATACTCGACTTCTGGGGGCCCCGCTCTTTGATTGTCCGCTCATAGTCGCAATTCCGTATCTCAGTCTCATTATAAATGGAAACCGAATGTTGCTTTGTCTTGTGTTGCTCCAAAACGACGCGTTCTTGTGTCCAGTGTTAATTTTCGTTCATTCGGCGATGAGTCCACATTTCAACTCTGTCCACCAATAACTTGTATGAATGACCATTTTGCATACTAACAGCCGCAACCCCAACCCGGTCTTGAGTAAACCACATTAAAAGATTAACCCACACAACAAGCAGTGGTatcgctgcagcctcgcagtaaggagacctgggttcgcttcccgggtcctccctgcatgaagtttgcatgtccaccccgtgtctgcgtgggttaactcccacggtccaaagacatgcaggttaggtgcattggcgatcctaaattgtccctagtgtgtgtgtgtgtgtgtgtgtttgtgtgccctgcggtgggctagcaccctgccccgggtttgttcctgctttgcgccctgtgctggctgggattgtctccagcagacccccgtgaccctgtagttaggatatagcgggttggacaatgatctgtttccaaattaaataaacacgAAACACAAAGCTCTCGTGTTTCATCTGGTTGGTTTGTAATATCGACGGAATACGACAATCGAGAAATATGGGGGTAGATAATAACAGACAACAGCTATTGGTGGCCGTTGGTGCTCGTCCCGGGTGCTACTTGCGTGCAGTTCGCATGTTCTCCTCGCCTGCGTTTCCCTcaggtgctctgatttcctctcacattccaaagacaggatgcaggttaggtgagtgGGTGTTGCTAAACTGGCccgtcagtgtgtgtgtgtgtgtgtgtgtgtatgttcaccccacgattcctgttttgtgcccaatgattgctgggattggctccgatTGCCCAGCGACCCTGACCTGGACAAGCGGGtaaggaaaatggatgaatgggaaGCTATAGGTGCTTGACACGTTTTAGATAAATAGATGAGGCACTATGTTATATACATAAAAGGCgctctattagatagatagatagatagatagatagatagatagatagatagatagatagatagatagatagatagatagatctcaaaGCATCTCTTAATGACGTGGAACGGAATGTATGCAAACACTTTCTGTACCCTCTTACTCAGGCGCTCCCCTACAGGAACTGCTCCTGCCTTGttaggatgggctccagctgtacCACGACTTTACCTTGAACAAGCGGGTTAAAATGATGgatgaaaaatataatataatccaaTCAGGCTGGTGCAGTCTTGAGCGTACCCGGGAAGCACATCCTTTTGGCGTGTTGAGGGAGCCGATTATCCAACCTCCTGTTTGCAGGCTTTGGGCGAAAGTACAAACTGTGTGGTCGGCGTGACAAATTCTGCGAAACTGCCGCCGCTATCCACgttggttgattaaaaaaaaaaaaaaacttcaaaaggtTAATGTACATTACAGTATaaataagcaggcttagaaaattgTATGGTATAGCATTGCCCACAGATAATATAATACTGAGGTAAAAATACGAATTTGGGGCTTAACGTTTTATGTGTGGATCGAATTTCGGCGTACCCAACAAAGTCCCTCGAGGTTTCAGGATAGCTCCCATCACACCATGTCCCTGTCAGCCCCTCCACCCGACCCCCCGCAGACGTCGCTTTCGTTCCGATGTCCTCCTCCGTCCATTCCTTCACGTCAGTCTTTGGTGCCCATCTTGAGCTGCGGCCCCGCACGCCCATTATGAACAGTCTAGTTGTTGTTTGCATATTGAAGTAATCTGGCGGCTCTTCCGGCTGAATAGTAAAACGTGTCTGGCTGGCCACCTTGGGGGATTCGCACCAAACAAACATAACCCACATTGACCGCAGCTTGCCGTTTATCACGGGCGCTCAGCTCCTGAAGGGCGCCTTACAAAACGCTTTCCTCTTTAATAAAGTCGCGTTCCTCTGGCCGTCTGTGGATGTGCTATTGTTACCATGTTGTACTGAGATGACCCTGCTTTTTTATTTAGACCTACACACCAATACTGCAATCGTTGCCCATAGCAACAACGCTATTTTGAGAAGTGGGCTTCCATCAAATGAACGCAGTTCTTCAAACGTGTGCTTGTAcagatcatttattattttatttattattatcatcatcaataataataataaaccacttG from Polypterus senegalus isolate Bchr_013 chromosome 16, ASM1683550v1, whole genome shotgun sequence encodes:
- the prr18 gene encoding proline-rich protein 18, with the protein product MPFPPISLHQRISSPGKDLFRKKKPSAIPPQVFAGKDQDEKDNEKERFSSSWPAANFTHLGRRTQPRSQPQPHKGAANAGAEAHKSPRFKFPAPLANSCDSISASGGSGTRKSSKNSSRSSLTKEDAEEEQQEREIRFTLSLTPEAILVIQKRNLEKQLMAKQQKGAFPSVSSDQRHRRVFPGKRAQGSKGSAALCVSDNLDDIRAIVKISLLNDQYKYDDVEYEEDDYDVDETVMRKCKEWLEGVESAAAFGKASKLATLPHLNT